The window GCAGTTCATAGTTAAAGAGCACAACACTGTGACGTTCTGCCCGTCTGTAACGATGAAGCGCCTTATCAACGGTGAAGAGTCGTGACTGCTGACCTGCAAACCCAGTGTGAAGCGGACGAGGTCCACGAAAGGGTTTTCTGGACAATTAGTGACGTGGCAAAGGAAGTTGGCGTGGAGCAATACGTACTCAGGTTTTGGGAAAGCAAATTTCCACAAATTAACCCAATAAAAAGGCGTGGGAGAAGGCTGTACGACAAGCACAATGTTGCCGCCATTAAAAAAATCAAGCACATGCTGTATGATAGGGGGTACACCATAAGGGGTGCGCAGCTGGAGCTCAAGCGAAGAAAGAGCACGCCAGAAGTTGCGGCGGAAGAGCGTGATGGCCTAGTTCAGCTATTGAACCATATGACCAACATGCGGGATGTGTTGCTCAAAAAACTAAACGGAATGTAGCGCAGCCAGGTTAGCGCGTCAGTCTGGGGGACTGGAGGTCGTGGGTTCGAATCCCGCCATTCCGACCAATATAGATTTGCTCTGTACACTGCGCGTGCTGCGGTCGCGGTAAAGCCGTCATAGCCACTTTGCCTGCAAATTATGTGGTCCACATAGTGCTGTGCTTTGCGGTATGCTTTACACAGGCGCAAGTCTGAGCCAGGCTCCCTCCTCAGTTGTGTGTACTCCGTAGAATACAGCGGACGAGAGCCCGGTCTTTAGCATGTGTTTTCAGATTTAATAGGACTTTAAGAAGCGTTTACACCCAACTGAAGACGTTAACAGCCGCTTCAAGTGCAGATTCCGGTTGTGCCGAAGTTTCATCAGCTTGCTCATCTGCCGCATAGGTTTCAGCATCTAAGTCTGCTAAATCCTCCACCATCGGGGATAAACCCCCCTGCATTTGCTCATCCTCACTGCCATTATCGTCGCCAGTGGTCATCGCAGTTTCAGGACTCACAACAGGTTGCCCAGCTTCAGATCCATCTACGCTTTCCGGAAGTTGGCCCTGGGTGGTTGCGGTGGAGGGTTCACCAGATGCCAATGTCTGTTGCACATCTGCTGCTCGCACGGAATCTTCAGCCTCAGCTGGCACTGAAACTTCTATGATGGGGGCATCGATCACTTCCCGCTGTGATGCTGATGTCCGCACCACAACGTCGTCTTCATCCACACTTTCGGCTGTAACACCGTCCACAGCTTTTCCTTGCTGCTGCACCGGTGCCTTGCCGGTTTCTTGTGCACGTGTGCTATCTTCTGCTGATTGTTGAGGGTGTTTATCTAGGATTACAGACCCCGCATATCCTGAGTTTTCCTTCGCGGGCAATAGCTGGCCGTCACATCCTAATAGTTCTAATAATGGAGGAATGTCAAAGGCTATAGTTGCTGATTTTTGGTCAAAGTTCAGCGTCAGTTCATGAGCGTGCGTTCCAAAAAAACTGGCTACTGTAGAGCCATCTCCACTGACAAAAACCACTTCACTGTATTTGGGAAAGCCCTCGACAACGTGGGAATAAACCTGCAAATCTTTACCGTGTATGGAAAAGTCGTCACCAGAGAGTGACACATTGTCATGTACGTCTATACCTGAAAAAGTCACAACAGCCGTACTTCCATTAAGCGCGTCGTATACATAATCGAACATTGTGATACCTTAAAATTGAATGGGTTTTAGCGTCTGCACAGTCACCTAGGTGATGCAACACTGTAGTCTAGAACAGTCTCTAAGCCGGGATACTGCCACCATTACAGATCTGTGTCATCGGAGGGGGATGGAACCGCTTGGGAGTACACCTGCACTTGAACTCCAGGGTACATTTGGCTCATCATTGGAAGGGCCTGGAGAGGATTGATGGAAAAGTGCACCTCAAGTGATTTCTTGTCTGCAGTTGTGTTTAGCGTGACGCCCGTCAACGCGGAGTTATATATGTCGGCTGTTACTTCACCTTCCTTTCCCAGCATTACATGGCTTTTACAATAACTCATTGGTTCCTGCGTAGGTGTGTTGCAGTACTGTAGCGGGTTATGGCTAGCGAAAACCTCACCATTAGTAACGACCACATGCCCGTCACTAACCGTGAAATTATGAGACAGATCAGCGTCATCCACGCGAAGCGCCAGATCGTAAGTATTACCGAGATCAAACATAATGTGTTGGCCTTTAATTTATTAAAACCGCGGGGATTCTAGGGAGAAGGGGTTAACCTTGAGTTAACAGCGCTTTTTACGTATATGACGCGGCTTTGCTGCGGGATAGCCGCAACTTATACGCGCGGGACACGCACCCATTCAACCGCTGACACACGATTGCATGCTTAGCTGTATTGTGTTAAAAGTGACGCGGACGGATGGCCGAGCGGTTGAAGGCACCAGTCTTGAAAACTGACGTACGTTAGCGCGTACCGTGGGTTCGAATCCCACTCCGTCCGCTTGCTGAACTGCTTCTGCTGGCTTGGGGGTGTAGTTTGTGACGGACTCTTTCGGATTTGGTCCTGGTAGCGTGCTACACTTCATAGGCATAGGAGGCATTGGGATGAGCGCGCTGGCGATGGTCGCCCACAACTGTGGTTATAAGGTCCAAGGAAGTGACACATGCATGTCCCCAACAGTGCGGACCTTGTTAGACATGGGTATCCCAGTAATGCTAAACCATGGAGTGGACAATGTGCGGAATGCGGATGTCGTGGTATATTCCAACGCAATTAAGGATAATAACATTGAGTTGCAGTGTGCGATTGCCGCGGGCAAGCCCGTTTTGCGCAGAACGGAGCTGCTATCCAAGGCGTTGGGTACAAGGCGCACTATAGTTGTTGCTGGTTCGCACGGCAAAACTTCAACAACCGGGATGATTGCCTCCATCATGGAGCATGCCGGAATGGATCCCACGGTTTTCATTGGCGGAATTGCCTTTAGCTATAACAACAATTACAAAATGGGAAGTGGGGAGTGGGCCGTAGTTGAGGCGGATGAGTCAGATTCCAGTTTTACTGCGCTGCCCTGCGAGGTAGCCGTAGTGACAAATCTCGAGTGGGAGCACCCTGATAAGTATGCATGCTTAGAAACCCTGAAAGGGGTATTTTCGGATTTCTTGTGCAACGTAAAAGCCGGCGGGGCTGCTGTGGTGCCAAGCGGATTGTCTTCCGTACTGGGCAACAATGCAGTGTGTGGTAAAACCACCTATGGTCTCACAGAGGGTGATCTGCTCGTGTCCAACATCACATATGCGAGCGATGCTACGGTGTTTGACATTGTAGATGGCACTGAGGTTTGTCATGGTGTGCGGCTGCCGGTGCCGGGGCGCCATAATGTGGAAAATGCACTAGCGGCAGTCGCGGCAGTCAAGCGTCTTGGTGTCGATTGCAGTTGTATAAAATCTGGTCTGGAAAACTTCATGGGCGTAAGAAGAAGGTTTGAAGTTATTTCCAGTGTTAGGGGAGTCACATTCGTCGACGATTACGCACACCACCCTACTGAGATAGACGCCACCAGAAACACGGCAAAATTATTCGCAGCTGGAGGTCGGGTAATTGGCATACTACAGCCGCATCGGTTCACCCGAGTTCAGCACTTTTTTAATGACTTCACAGCTGCAGTGTCCAAGTTTGATCATATGATCTTAACTGACGTATATCCGGCTGGTGAGGAGGTAATATCGGGCTGTGAGAGCTTGGATATTGTACGTGCGGTTAAAAACCTTGGGTTTGACCGTATCGTGCACGCGAGCGACGTTCACACCATCACAGACGTCATTTCCGCTGTTGCTGGGCCGGGAGATGTGGTAGTGGCAATGGGGGCTGGCAGCATAACGAGCATCATACGCTCTGTTGTCAACGAATATGCTTCTCAACCCAATACGTACCACGCGGCAGCGCAGAACCACGTGTAGCTTGGCTACATACTTTAGAGTTTACCAGCTGCTTTATTGCGTCAACCCCACAATCCTTTTAACTTCCGCAATATGTTTGCTGGCCAACGCCCTCGCCGCATCGCTTCCCGCAGCCATCACTTTGTTCATGTAGGGAGTATCACATACCAGTTCCCTTATTCTTTCTCTTATGGGAGAAATCTCCCGCACCAGCAGGTCTGCCAACGCTTCCTTGAACTCCTTGGTACTACTGGTTGCAAACTCGCTACAAACTTCTTTTTTAGTCATTCCAGCAAGCGCCGCAAATATATTAACTAGGTTGCGCATCTCTGGCCTTTCATCAAGACTTGCTAGAGATAGTCCGTGTATGCTATCCGTAGTTGCACGCCTGATCTTCTGAGCTATGCTGTCATCATCATCATCAAGATTGATGCGCGAAGCATCAGATGCATCAGATTTACTCATCTTCTTCTGGCTGTCCCTGAGGCTCATAATTCTTGCTGAATCGTCAAGGCTAAGTGCCCTAGGAATGGGGAAATAATCCACCGCGTACGCCGCATTGAACGCCTTGGCAATATCTTGGGTAAGCTCAATATGCTGCATTTGGTCATTACCCACAGGCACAGTGTCCGCCTTATACAAGAGTATGTCCGCTGCCATGAGTACCGGATACCCGTACAGCCCCATGTTTGGCGTGCATCCACTCCGGCTCTTGTCCTTAAACTGAGTCATACGATTAAGCCACCCCATGGGGGTAACACACCCAAGTATCCAGCAGAGCTCAGAATGCTCGGGCACCGAAGACTGCACAAATAACACAGATTTTTCCGGATCAATGCCGCACGCTATATACGTGGCCAGTAAACTAACCGCCCGTAGGTGCAACGCATCCGTAGT of the Anaplasma centrale str. Israel genome contains:
- a CDS encoding MerR family transcriptional regulator, whose amino-acid sequence is MTADLQTQCEADEVHERVFWTISDVAKEVGVEQYVLRFWESKFPQINPIKRRGRRLYDKHNVAAIKKIKHMLYDRGYTIRGAQLELKRRKSTPEVAAEERDGLVQLLNHMTNMRDVLLKKLNGM
- the trpS gene encoding tryptophan--tRNA ligase → MIFSGIQPSGGVPHLGNYLGAIRRWVGLQGSDQCLFCVVDLHALTAGNATTDALHLRAVSLLATYIACGIDPEKSVLFVQSSVPEHSELCWILGCVTPMGWLNRMTQFKDKSRSGCTPNMGLYGYPVLMAADILLYKADTVPVGNDQMQHIELTQDIAKAFNAAYAVDYFPIPRALSLDDSARIMSLRDSQKKMSKSDASDASRINLDDDDDSIAQKIRRATTDSIHGLSLASLDERPEMRNLVNIFAALAGMTKKEVCSEFATSSTKEFKEALADLLVREISPIRERIRELVCDTPYMNKVMAAGSDAARALASKHIAEVKRIVGLTQ
- the murC gene encoding UDP-N-acetylmuramate--L-alanine ligase; this encodes MTDSFGFGPGSVLHFIGIGGIGMSALAMVAHNCGYKVQGSDTCMSPTVRTLLDMGIPVMLNHGVDNVRNADVVVYSNAIKDNNIELQCAIAAGKPVLRRTELLSKALGTRRTIVVAGSHGKTSTTGMIASIMEHAGMDPTVFIGGIAFSYNNNYKMGSGEWAVVEADESDSSFTALPCEVAVVTNLEWEHPDKYACLETLKGVFSDFLCNVKAGGAAVVPSGLSSVLGNNAVCGKTTYGLTEGDLLVSNITYASDATVFDIVDGTEVCHGVRLPVPGRHNVENALAAVAAVKRLGVDCSCIKSGLENFMGVRRRFEVISSVRGVTFVDDYAHHPTEIDATRNTAKLFAAGGRVIGILQPHRFTRVQHFFNDFTAAVSKFDHMILTDVYPAGEEVISGCESLDIVRAVKNLGFDRIVHASDVHTITDVISAVAGPGDVVVAMGAGSITSIIRSVVNEYASQPNTYHAAAQNHV